One window of the Trifolium pratense cultivar HEN17-A07 linkage group LG2, ARS_RC_1.1, whole genome shotgun sequence genome contains the following:
- the LOC123906919 gene encoding 1-aminocyclopropane-1-carboxylate oxidase 5, which translates to MAVPVIDFSKLNGEERAKTMALIANGCEEWGFFQLINHGIPEELLERVKKVSTEFYKLEREENFKNSTTVKRLNDIAEKKSDEKLENVDWEDVITLLDDNEWPENTPSFRETMLEYRSELKKLAESLTEVMDENLGLPKGYIKKALNGGEEDNAFFGTKVSHYPPCPYPELVNGLRAHTDAGGVILLFQDDKVGGLQMLKDGEWLDVQPLPNAIVINTGDQIEVLSNGRYKSCWHRVLGSTDGMRRSIASFYNPPLKATISPAPQLAEKENQQVDDTYPKFVFGDYMSVYAEQKFLPKEPRFRAVKAI; encoded by the exons ATGGCAGTCCCAGTTATTGATTTCTCTAAGCTGAATGGTGAAGAAAGGGCCAAAACTATGGCACTTATTGCTAATGGCTGTGAAGAATGGGGATTCTTTCAG TTGATCAATCACGGCATTCCGGAGGAACTTCTTGAAAGGGTGAAGAAGGTTTCCACTGAGTTCTATAAGCTGGAAAGAGAGGAGAATTTCAAGAACTCCACAACAGTGAAGCGTCTGAACGATATAGCTGAAAAGAAGAGCGATGAAAAGCTGGAGAATGTAGACTGGGAGGATGTTATCACTCTCCTGGATGATAACGAATGGCCAGAAAATACACCAAGTTTCAG GGAAACCATGTTAGAATATCGGTCTGAGTTAAAGAAACTAGCAGAGAGTCTCACAGAAGTGATGGATGAGAATCTGGGCTTACCAAAAGGATACATCAAGAAGGCGCTGAATGGTGGAGAAGAAGACAATGCTTTCTTTGGCACTAAGGTCAGCCACTACCCACCCTGCCCCTATCCAGAACTTGTGAACGGACTACGAGCTCACACTGATGCAGGAGGTGTCATCCTTCTGTTCCAAGATGATAAGGTTGGTGGCCTTCAAATGCTCAAAGATGGGGAATGGCTTGATGTCCAGCCTTTGCCAAATGCCATTGTCATCAACACTGGTGATCAGATTGAGGTCCTGAGCAATGGCAGATACAAAAGTTGTTGGCACAGGGTTCTGGGCTCTACAGATGGGATGAGGAGATCAATTGCATCCTTCTATAACCCACCACTCAAGGCCACCATAAGTCCTGCACCACAATTGGCAGAAAAAGAAAACCAGCAAGTCGATGACACTTATCCTAAATTTGTTTTCGGTGACTACATGTCTGTCTATGCTGAGCAGAAGTTCCTCCCTAAGGAACCAAGGTTTAGAGCTGTTAAAGCCATTTGA